The genomic window CGTTTGTCCCCAGCGAATAAGAATCCCTATTATAGGCCAGTACAAGGGTGCCATTTTCAGCAAACAGCCCGTTGAACGCCCGCTCCACCTGGCTTGTGTTTTCCAGCAAAACAACCGGGTCACCCCATTGGTTATGAATCGGATCGTAATACACAATGTGCGGCTCTTGCTCTCCATCGGCATCCATCAGTTCCCACACAATTCCGAGGTTGCCGTTGCCCGAGACCAGTTTGTATGCCGACGCAGAGCCGCTGGCAGGATCGCTACCGCACACTACCGCCCCTGCAAGGTCTGCCGACTCCGCCAACATGAATTTTTCATCCTGCAACCAACTAATGAAAACCTGGCCGGTATCATCATAAACCGTTTGAGGATTGATGTCCTGAACCTCATTGGACGTCAACTGCACCAACTCGCTCCAAGCAGTCCCATTCCAAGAGGCTCCAAACAACTCCTGATCGTTTTCCGTATCCTGATTGTCATCCAGATCAAGGCAGCAAACCCATAAACCTCGGTTTCCATCGAAGGCGAGGTCGCTCCAGAGCATCATCGGCAAATTCGTTGCAACGCTTGCGGGTTCCGACCATTCGGAGCCGTTGTACATCGAATATAGAACCGTATTGGGTGCGTTCGAGGAACCGACCAGGTCTTCATCCGTCCCGCGCACCCATGTCACCATAGCTGTTCCATTGCTTCCTGCCGCCGCATTGGGGGTGCGGTCCATTACCGTGTTGTCTGTCAGGTTGGTGGAACTCCAACTGGCTCCATCCCAGACCGCGACCGCAATTTCCTGATGGGGCAAAACGTCTTCGATTGCAATATCCACAGGGAAACCCATGGCGGAATTCTGCCATGCAAGGACAAGAAAAGCACCGCCCCCGGCAATTTCCGGTTCCGCATCCAATGTGCCGTCATCCCAGACCGGGGTCGTTGCCGACCAAACACCCCCGGTCGCAGGACGGGTTTGCTCAACCAATACCAACCGGTTTTCTGAAGACCGGACGGGGTCATCCATGAGCCAAACCAAACGCAATCCATCCCCAGCCTCGGCCAGTGCAGGGTTTGATTCGGGGAAAACCGATGGCACAACCACGTGGTTTTCCAAGTCATTGGCATCGACCGTAGCAGGAAGCTGCTGCGCCTTATAAAGATAATCCCGGGGCATGATCTCGAACCCCGCCATGGATGGTTCATGAAGCGCCTGCGAAATATCCGCCATGGTTGAAAGCTCAATCAACCCGTAATCTGCGTCTGCTGAATCCCCCAGCAAGTCATACGTTTCATCAACGCGGGTTCGCGTTCTCGTATAAAACAGAAATGTCGTCTTGGTCTTGACGAACCAGCCGAGCGACAGGTAGCCAAATGCCGGATCCTGGTTAACCTGCAGCCTCATCCTCAAGCGCCCGCCGAGGATGACCTCATAGCTGGCTACATCGGCGAAACCCAATCCACCAATGAGGGAAATCGCGACCTCGGCAGGGATCGCCAGTTCCCATATCAACTCATCCTCCCAACCTATCATCGCTTCAGCGCCGGCCTTGCCTTCGACTTTCAACCGGACATATATGGGAAGCACCCCCAAATAGGCGGGAGGCGATGTGTATTCGGACTCGAGGTACAACCTGGCTGCACCCCACACCTTCCATTCATCATTGTCTCCGACCGCATAGTCGCCACCCAACCGCCCCCCAAGTTCGCCCTCCAAAGTCAACGTGGTATCATTCCCCAATGGCTTCCACTTGGCATCCTTGGTCTTGCTTAGTGTCAGCGCAAAAGTCCCGTCGCTCGAAATGGAACCGGACATTGCCATCCCCACATCAAGGCTCAGTTTTTTATCCTTAACCGTTTTCTTGGGCAGCTTGACCTCTTTTTTCGCGACCCCCCATTCCAGCGGAACGGTTAGCGTATAGGTGACCACGCCATTTTTCCGATCCAGCTCAACGGAAAACATCTCAACGCCACCGATCCCGTACGAGTCGAACAAAACCGGCATGTATATGATCCGGAAAGCGCACCGTACCCTATCCGACTGCGTGCCGTCGGCGGCCACGGCACGAACATATAATGACCGGCCTACACCAAATGCGCCAAGGTCGATTTGGTAGGTGTTGCTGGATGACCGCTGGAGCTCAGTTCCGTCCGCTTTTTCAAAAACGATCACACCTGCCCCGAACCCGTTCCAGTCCACATCGACCGTGACAACATCCTGAAGTTGAAAATCGGCAAGGAATGTCCCCGGCTTGAATTTGTTAAAGAACGTGCCCCAAACGGAGATGACCGGCTTGTCCCCCGCTGTCGTGTTCAGCTTTATGTTGTCAATCGATCCCGCATGTTCCTGAACAAGTATTTCTGAGTCTCCTCCTTCTACATTATCCTTCATCGGAAGCACATAAACGGAACCATGTAGAAACGCTTCACGATCCCACACAGAATCCAGCGTATATGAAAAGCGTGTCCTGCCTCCAACCTCTGTACTCCCGCCCCAAAACTTATCAATCGGGTTAAGATCGGGATGTCGTGAATCCCGGAAAAGACAATCCAAATGCCGACTGAAGAACGTATATTCATAATCAGCAACCGCCCAATCGCCATAGCCGGCATAGTACCAATTGGACCAACCATCATGGGGTTGCTTCCGCAAGCCACTAATATGAAGATCGTACGGAACCATACACAACACTTCATCCTCCCCGCGGAAGGAAAACGTCACCTCATCGCTGAAAAAATTCGTCGAACCGGGAGCTGCCCTGTAGTAGTTCTTTATCCCACCACCGGCCACCTCCCATGCGGCCGCACGGATATCACCATCGGGAGGGCAGTCTCCGCAAAACCGCTGGTATGCCTTAACCTCAACCTCAATCGATGTTGAATATTGATCAGGCCAATCCGCTCCGGCATTCCAAACGACCTTGTGGTTGATGCCGTTGGAAATCCCGTCTCCGATATATCCGGAAAAACTGGAAGCAAGAATATTTGAGCCCGTATCCATAATGGTCACAGCAACCTCGGAAACATCGTTACTGTCATCCGACAGGTCGTAGAAGATATCCACCAGTTGTGTTCCAACCCGCTGGTTCGCATGGACGTTGCTTACCCTGGGGTTGGTTGCAGATGCCTTCACTGAGACAAGGCAGATACAAACCGTGAACATGAGCCGTTTCATCATACAGTCCTCACATACCGCGGGGTCATTTTGCGCTCCTCGATGAGCGCCTGGCGTTTCTGCCTACCCAAAAACAAGCCTACCGCACCAATCATAAAAAGAGTGGCCGCTTCCGGCTCAGGAACAGATGCAGTCATGTATTCGCCTGCCACGATGGTGTGGGCATCGATTTGGAGGATGTCTACCGAACCGCGCAACACATCGATTTTGAACACCCCCTGCAAATCCCCCCATTTGACATCGGAGGTCAAACCCATGCCGGCAAGGGCGTGCCCCGACGCCCCGTTGTTCGTATACGATTTCGCGAAGAACGCTGCGTCCAGCAAACCATCTTCGAACAGGGTAACACGATAGACCTCATCGGAACCCAATTGGCCGATATCCAAATCCCACACCGTGTACATGTGGTGGACAGGCTCGATCCAAGGCACACCGGGGGAATCAAAGATGCCTGAATGGATCGGCCAGGTGAACGATTCGCCCTGGTGCAGAATCAGCCCGGCATGGGCAGAAACACCCATGGAAAAGCAGGTAATGAGGAAGGCCTTTTTTATGCACATAACACGCTCCTTCACCTCTTGTTGGTCGCGAAGGCTTTCCTACTCCCCGCACCTGCCAACATCAAGAAATAAACCATTTGTTATTTTTATGCATTATCTTACCCTTTTAGTCATGTTTCCCGGAAAGGTATTTAAGTCCTGGCATTGTGCTAAAATAAGGCGAACTAGCCCTGAATAAATGGTTGCGCACATCGTTGCAACGGGGCTTCGCTTTCCATATTGTGCCCTACATGCAAACGATACTGATCACCAACGCCAATCTCGTAAACGAAGGTTCCACCACGGCCTCCGATCTGTTCATCAAGAACGGCCGCATTGAAAAGATCGCGCCCAGCCTGACCAACCAAGCGGCCGACACCGTCATCGACGCCAAGGGCAAGGCGCTGCTGCCGGGCATGATCGACTGCCACGTCCACTGCCGCGACCCGGGACTCGAGCAAAAGGCCGACCTCCACTCCGAAACGCGCGCGGCGGTTGCCGGCGGCGTCACCTCCATCATGGAAATGCCCAACACCAAGCCGGCGGCCATCACCAATGCCATTCTTGAAGACAAGTTCGCCCTCGCCGCCACCCGGTGCGTTGCGAACTATTCCTTCCACCTCGGCGCCTCGAACAACAACATCGACGAGCTGCTGGCGATGGATCCGAAAACCGTTTGTGGAGTCAAACTCTTCATGGGCGCCTCCACCGGCGGACTGCTGGTTGATCGGATGGAACAGTTGGAAAACATTTTCGGAAGGATCGAGGTTCCCATTTCCTTGCACTGCGAAGACACCAACACCATCCGCGAAAACGAAAAGGCCGCGCGCGAGAAATATGGCGAAGACATTCCCTTTTCCGAGCACCCGAACATTCGTTCCGAGGAAGCGTGCTACCGCTCCACCGCCCTCGCCGTCGAACTGGCCACCAGATATAATTCCCGGATCCACGTGCTGCACCTGACCACCGCAAAGGAACTGGAACTGTTCCAGGCCGGTTCGGTCGAGGGGAAGAAAATCACCGCCGAAGCCTGTCCGCACATGCTCTGGTTTTCCTCCGACGACTACGCCGAAAAAGGGGCGTTGATCAAATGCAACCCGTCCATCAAGACGCCCGCCGACCGCGCGGCCCTGCGGGACGCCGTGAAGAGTGGATTGATCGACACCATCGGCACCGACCATGCACCGCACCTCTTCGAAGAAAAGCAAAACCCGTACGGTTCCGCCCCCTCTGGCCTACCCCTCATCCAAAGCGCGATGGCCACAGCCATTGAGTTGTTCCCGCTCGAAACCGTTGCCGAAAAAACCGCGCACAATCCGGCACGGATTTTCCAAGTGGAGAAGCGCGGCTTCCTCCGCGAAGGCTACTGGGCGGATTTAACCCTGGTCGACACCGAAACACCGACCACGGTCACCAAGGAAAACACGCTCTACAAATGCGGCTGGTCGCCCTTCGAAGGCGTCACGTTCAAGTCCTCCATCATCGCAACGCTCGTCAACGGGCAGATTGCCTATGCCGACGGACAGGTCAACGGTGCCGTCCGCGGGCAACGGTTGTTGTTCGATCGCTAAACGCTGCGCTGCGCCGTGTTTCTCGCCATCCAGCAATTGGATCGCGGCAAACAAGCCAATGGCTCCAACGCCCATCATTCCTAAAACAGAGGACGCCAGCAGGGCCGACCAGTTGAAGGAAACGCCCAGCGCCGCTTCGATCCAATGCGGCAGCGTGTTGCCTCCAAAAGGAACCACCGACCAGAGCACGCCGGCCAGGAATGCCAGGAAGACGAGTGTTCCGGAAATCCTTAGACCCCCCTCGAGAATTCGCGGTTTCATTGGCTAGCTCCGTTGAATGAACCTTCAAATTTGCGTAGCAGAATCATAGGGACTCCAACACCCGGCCCGTCTCGATATCGAGTTCATTGAGGATCAACCGGTAGGCAATGTAGGACGAGGAATACGCTCCCCTTGCCCGAACGAGATCGGTCTGGGCTTCGTTCAGGCGAGTGATGGATGCCATGCCGGCTTTGTAGGATTTTTCCACACTGTCGCGCACCTTGATCGACAGGTCGTGGATTTTTTCCTGCCGCTCGAAAACGGCCTTGGCGGTTTCGGCTTCATTGATCCGTTGTCGGAGCCCGGAGCGGATGGAAAGGCGCAACGCTTCCTGCTGTTCCTCCAGTGCGCGCATTTCGGCCTGCGCCTGCTTGACCGCATTAACCTTGCGGCCGCCGGCGAACAAATCCCACGAAGCCGCAACCCCGACATAGGAGTCGTAGTTGCCATGCTGTTCAATATTCCCCCAGCCTTCCTTGTCGGTATAGTTGACTTCGCCAACGGCGGCGACCTTGGGCATGAGGTCGCCTTTGGCGGCGCGCACCTGCTGGGCCAGCACGAGCTGGCCGGACGTGATGGCCTTGAAGTCGGGGCGGTGCGCCAGCGCATATTGCAGCTCGCCATCCATGGAGGGAACACGTCCCGGAGCGGCGAAGTCGATCGAAACGGGGCGCATGCCTTCCGGCAATCCGGCCTCGGGCAATGCCATCAACTCGGCCAGCACGGTGCAGCCGACGGCATAGTCGAGCCGGGCCTGCAACGCCGTGCTTTCGGCCTGCAGGGCGCGGATGGAAAAGTTGTGGACATCGGCCTCCGGCAGTGCCCCGGCCAGGAACCGTTTGCGGGCATCTTCCTCCAGGTTTTTGTTATAGGCATGGTCGCGCTCGGCAATGGCCACGTTCTGGCGCGCAAGTTGTGCCTGCCGGAAGGAAACGGTTGCCGAAAGAATCAACAGTCGGCGGGTTTCTTCTGAAAGTTCCTTGCTTTGCCGAACCCCGTATTTGGCGCCGAGGGAGCGGGCTTCGCGGGCAAAGCCGTCGAACAGCAGCCAGTTGCCCTGCATGCCGGCGGCGGCCTGCTTGAAGCTGTCGGAAAAACGGACGTCGGGCATCGAATCCGGATGCAGGCTTGCATCGATATGGCCATAGCTTCCCGTCATGGAGATCGTCGGGAGATAGGCCGAGCGCACCTGCTTGAGCACCGCCTCGGCGGCGGCAATGCGCTGGAGCGATTCCCGTACCGACGGGTTCGCCGCCAGCACCATCGACCGCACCTCGGCCAGCGACAGGCCGTTGGTTTGGGCCAATAGCATAGAAGGAATCAAGGTGAATAGTACGAATAGAGTTTTCATGGTTGTCCTCAATTAAGAATTAAGATTTCAGAATGAAGAATGAATAGCCTGCCCTTGCGGATGCAGACTGGTATTGATTCTTCATTCTTAATTCTTCGTTCTTCATTCTATAGATGGGTTTTGTCGACCTTGATGCGGTAGACCAGCGTGTAGACCACCGGCACGATGATCAGCGTCAGGAACGTGGCGGCGAACAGGCCGCCCATAATGGTTACCGCCATGCCGGAATAGAGCGCGTCGGCCAGCAACGGCGCCATGCCGAGGATGGTGGTTCCCGCCGCCATGATGACGGGACGCATACGACTGACGGATGAATCGAGCACCGCTTTGTAGGGCTCAACGTCCCGCCTAAGCTGCAATTCGATTTCGTCGATCAGAACCACGGCGTTCTTGATGAGCATGCCGGACAGGCCTAGGAACCCGAGGATGCTCATGAAGCCGAACGGCATACCGGTGAGCAGCAGCGCGGCGGTGACGCCAATGATCGAGAGCGGCACGCACATGAAGATGATCAGAGGGCGCCGAACCGAGTTGAACAGCCAGATCGTGATCACGAACATGCCCAACAGGCAGATCGGGAAGGTGGCCGCCAACGGGGCCTGGGCTTCGGCCGATTCCTCGAACTCGCCGGCCCATTCAAAGCGATAGCCGGGTGGCAGCTCAAGCCCTTCGATCTGTTCTGCAATCTTCAGGCGCAGGGTGTCGGGCAAGCCATAGACCGGATTGCAACGCGCGGTGATGGTGTTGAGGCGGTCGCGGCGCATCACATAGGGCCACTCCCATTCGCTTTCGATCTCGGTGACCACCTGGCGGATCGGCACGAATGCGCGGTTGCCCGAACTCCACACCTGCACATCGTCGAAGTTGTCAACCGTGCTGCGCTCGGATTCGGGGGGGCGCATCATGATCGGAATCATTTCGTTGCCTTCGCGATAAAGGCCGGACACCATGCCGTTGAAGTTGAGCTGGAGCGATTGCGCGAGATCGGCACGGGTTACGCCAACGCGGCGCGCCTGCGTTTCGGAAAACTCGGGGCGCAACACCTGAACCGGCTGGCGCCAATCGAGGCGGGCATCCTTGGCGGTTGGTTCGGCACGCATGATTTCGACCGCCTGCCTGCCGAGTTCCTCCAGCACCTGCTTGTCCGGGCCGAAGAACCGGGCCTCGACATAGAACGCGAGCGGCGGCCCGTTGGGGATGGTGCTGCAATAGGGTTCGGCCTTGGGAAAGTTTTTCTTCAAGTAGGCATCGATCTCCTTCACCAGATCCGAGATGCCGTGGTAGTCCTCGGTCTCGATCAACAGCATGCCGTAGCTCGGGTCGGCGGTTTCATAGTTGTACGACAACATGAAGCGCAAGGTACCCTCCCCGGCGAACGAGCTGGTTTGCTTCACGCCTTCGAGCGAACGCACATAGGCATCGATCTTTTCCAGATCCTCCGCCGTGCGGTCGATATGCGTGCCGGCAGGTCGCCAGTAGTTAATGTAGAAGTAGGGGGTTGGCGATCCCGGGAAAAAGGCTTGCGGCACCTTCTTGAATCCGGCCATGGCGGCCACCAGCAAGACGACGGTCGTGGCCACGGTGATGAAACGATGGTGGATGGCGAGGTGCAGCAGCTTGCGGTAGCGGCGGAACATCGGCTTATCGTAGGGGTCTTCGCCGTGCGTATCCGGAATCTTGAGGAACCAGACGCAGAAGAGCGGCGTGATGGTGACGGCCAGCACCCAGCTGATCAGCAACGACATCGCCATTACGTCGAAGAGCGAACGGCAGAACTCGCCGATGTTGCCCGGCGCAAAGCCGATGGCCGTGAAGGCGAGGATCGAGACGAAGGTTGCGCCGAGCAATGGCCACTGCGTATCGCGCACCACGTCCTGGGCGGCATCTTCGCGGCTCTCGCCGCGCTCGACGCGGATGAGGATACCGTCGGCCACCACAATGGCGTTATCCACCAGCATGCCCAGCGCAAGAATCAGCGCACCCAACGAAATCTTCTGCAGGTCGATATCCATGATCTGCATACCGAGAAGCGTTCCGCTGATGTTCAGCAGCAGCACCGCCCCGATCAGCAATCCGCTCTGCCACCCCATGAAAAACATCAGCAGCACCACAACGATAACAACGGCTTCGATCAGGTTAAGCACGAAACCGTTGACGGCGGACGTTACCATTTCGCTCTGGTAGTAGATCGAGTTCAGCTCCATCCCCTCGGGACGGGTTTGTTCGAGTTCGGCCAGCTTGACCTTGATGGACTCGCCCATGGTTACGACGTTGCCGCCCGCCACCGTGGAGATACCGATGCCGATGGCCGGGGCGCCGTTGAAGTTCATGATCTGGCGTTTGGGATCGTAGTAACCCCGGCGGACGGTGGCGATGTCCCCGAGGCGGACGAGCTCGTCGCCTCCACCGACGAAAAGGTCGGAGATGACTTGTTCGCTGGCGAGGTCGCCCGTGGGCGTAATACGCATATAGTTTCCGTCGATCTCAACCTTGCCACTGGGCTGCACCACGTTCTGGGCCTGCATCGTTCCGGCAATCTGCTCGGGAGAAAGCCCCAACTCGGTGATCCGCGCCCGGTCGAACTCGACATAGATCACCTCCTGCTGCAACCCCCAGAAGGCAATCTTCGCCACGTCGTCGCAGTGCAGCAGTTCCGTCTTGAGATCCTCCGCGTATTCCTTGAGCTCGGCATAGGAATAGTCCCCGCCGGTCAAGGCGAAGAAAACCCCGTAGACATCGCCGAAGTCGTCGTTGACGATCGAAGGCCCCGCGCCGGGCGGCAGCTGCCCCTGCATATCGCCGATTTTCTTGCGCAATTCGTCCCAGATCTGGGGGAGTTCCGTGCTGGTATAGGTGTCCCGGACATCGACGTAGACGATCGAGACGCCTTCCATCGAGGTGGAGTAGACCTCCTTGAGCTGGCTCATCGACTGGATGGCGACCTCGATCGGATCGGTGACCTCCTCCTCGACTTCGGTCGGGCTCGCGCCGGGATATTGCGTGACCACCAGCGCGGTCTTGATGGTGAAGTCGGGGTTTTCGAGACGCCCGAGTTTTTGATACGACAGAAAGCCCGCCGCAATCAGCATGATGGTCATGACAACCATCACCGTCCGTTTTCGCAATGCAAATGATGCCGGATTCATGATTCGATTCTCCGGCTAACGGTTTGCCGCGGTTTCAAGCGATAGCTGTTCGTGGATCAAGCGGCTTCCGGTGACCACAACCTGGTCTCCCTCCACCAATCCCTCGACCACCACGACGCGGGATTCCCCGTTAAGCGCTCCGATCACGACCGGGCGCAACTGCGCCTTGCCTTGTTCGGCGTCGTAGATCCAAACCGCGTTACCTTTCCGGGTGTCGGAAACCAAGGCCGATACCGGAACCGTGAGGACGCTCGCCACGTCGTCGGCCTGCGCGGGTTCGACCGTGGCCGTCATGCCCGGCAATACCGTGACGCCCTCGGGGGCTTCCATTTCAAAGATGGCGACATAGGTGCGCGTCAGCGCATCGGCCTGCGTGCTCCACTCCGTCAAACGCGCCTCGAAGCTTCTTGAGCGAATCGAGGGGAATGAGACGCTGACCTTGCTTTTGCTTTTGATCGGCGTTGCGATGATTTCGTTTTCCGGAATGTTCACGACGATTTCGAGTTGCTGAATGTTGTGGTAGCGCAGCACGGTTTCTCCGGGATTGATCATTTCGTGGTTTTCAACGAGCTGTTCCGTCACCGTGCCGTCGTAGGGCGCGAACAACGACGTATCCTTGAGCGCATGACGGGCAATCTGCAGCTGAACCTTGATGTTCTCAACGGCGGCGTCCGCGGAATCGAGTCCGCTTTTCCCCTTGTCGTAGTCGGATTGCGGAACGACCTTCTCTTCGAAGAGCCCGGCGATGCGTTTGTAATCTTGATCCGCATTGGCCTGGACGGCCTCCGCCCCGGAAAGTTGCGCTTCGAGCGATGCAATACGGTCTTCGAAATCGCGCGGATCGATCTGCATCAGCAGCTCCCCCTTTTTTACCGTTTTGCCGAGTTTCACGTTCACTTCGGTCAATGGCCCGCCAACGCGGAACGAAAGCGCGGTTTCTTCCGAGGCCTTGACGATGCCCGGATAGGCGCGGCGCCCATGCAACGGCGAGGCCGCTACCGTTTCATACCGAACCGGACGGGGCGTGTTGTTGAACGCCATCCGACCTTCGTTTTCATGCTTGGCCGCTTCTTTCTTTTTCGCGCCGGCGGCGCTCACCAATACAATGACCGCAAGCGCCAACAAGCCGCCCCCGACCCCGGTAATCATTTGTTTATTCAACTTCATTCCAATCCCTCAAGTTCCTTAATCCACCGGAAGCCCCAGCGACAACTGGGCCTGCCTAACCAACAAATCTTCCAATCTACTCAAATAGTCCTCCGAATAGCCTTCGACACCGAGCGCCTTTAAAAACACCTTCATGTAGTTGGCGTGGGCGAAGATCGGCATTTTCATGGTGATGGTGCGCTGAAACACCTCGGTTTCATCCATTGTGGGATCGACGGCTTTCAAGAAGCGCTCCAGGGCCGCCGTGCTGGGTTCAAGCACCTCTGCCCGGAACAGTTCATAGAGTTCGTCATCGCGCTGGAGCAGTTGGTAAATCACCTGCGAATGCCAGGCGGGCCGATCCGACCTGAACAGGTCGTTGATCTCGCTTGAAACAATGATCCGAACCACCTTGGCCAGCTCTTCGCGCGTTGAGTTTTCGTCGATCGCGTCGATCGCATCGTAATAGGCCCGGTGCAGGCACCAGCTCATCGCCTCGCGCACCACCGCCGCGAAGAGACCATCCTTGCCGCCGAAATGATAATGGATGCTTCCAATGTTTTCACCGGATGCTTCCGCCACCTTGCGGGTGGAAACGCTCGCGAACCCCTCCGCCGCCGCCAAGGTTCCTGCAGCATCAATAATGTTCATTCTCGTTGTTTCGGCTGCCGAATAGTGACTCATTTCCACCTCACATTTTTAATCAGACGACCAAATTTAATCATCTGCCCAATTTAGTCAACCGATTAAATCGTTTTTTTGATCGTTCGACTAAATTGAATAGTTTCCATTGCGTATTGCTAGGAAACCGAGCTTGCGGCACCCTTTTTCGATGCAGCCGCCCTATCTTCAATACAAGGACTACATGAAGCAACGCTACGGCGATGCGCTCTTCCGTGTACCGATCGACTTTAACCTGGGTTGCCCGAACCGGGAATCCGATGGATCGGGCGGTTGCACCTTTTGCAACGTGCGCGGCTCCGCCGCCGTCCAGACGATGGGCAAGGACTCGGTCGAAGAACAGATGGCCGAGGCGATCCGCTTCGCGCGCGACCGCTATGGCGCCAAGAAATACATGGCGTACATCCAGGCCTTTTCCGCCACCTTCGGCAAGCAGCAGCAACCGATGTATCTCGACCTGCTCGACGCCTTCGACTTTACCGCCGTCAGCATCGGCACCCGCCCCGACTGCCTGACGCCACAGGCCTACGATTTCCTTGCCGAACTCAACAAACACATCGAGGTGTGGGTGGAGCTCGGCGTGCAAACCGTGCACGACCGCACGCTGGAGCGCATCAACCGCGGCCACGACTGGGCCAGTAGCGAGACGGCCATCCAAAAGCTGCATGAACTCGGCATCAACGTCGCCGTCCACGTCATCCTCGGCCTGCCCGGCGAAACGGCCGAAGATTTCCGGCAGACCGCCGACACGCTGGCCGCCCTGCCCATCGATGCCGTCAAAATCCACAACCTGCATATTGAAAAAGGAACCACCCTTGCACTGGAGCACGCACTCGCTCCCCTGCCCGTTTTGATGGAGCACGATTTTGCCGAGCACCTGATGGATTTCATTCGTCGCATGCCGCCCGGTATCCCGATCATGCGGCTCACCACCGACACCCTGGACGAGGAACTGATTGCCCCGAAATGGCACATGGCCAAGGGGCAGTTCAAGGATTATGTCATCCAGCAAATGACTTGCCGGGAGTGGCGCCAGGGGGATCTCTTTGGGAGAGGGAAAAAGGAAGAACCGGAGAGCGGGAGCGGGCTGAAAACCGTTGAAACCGATGATGGGTCGGTCACATTTTGGAATGAGGACTATAAGGAGCACTACCACTCGCCCGCCGGCGCCCGGCTGGAGGCCGAGGAAAAATACATTGTTCCCGGTAAGCTGAAAGAGCGCCTGGAGAAAGGAGATCTCCATCTTTTGGATGTCTGCTTTGGTCTAGGCTACAACAGTCTTTGCGCGCTCGACGCAACGAAGCAAGATGCTTCGTCCACACTCTCGATCACCGCCTTGGAAATGGATCGGCGGGTGGTGGGCGCGGCGGCGAAAAACATCCAAACTTCGGACTCTGATTCCTTCGACTGGAAACAAACATTGGCGGAACTGTACAAGGGCCAAGCATCCAGCATCCCGTCCCAAGCATCCATAAGCATCCTCTGGGGCGATGCACGCCATACGATTACCAAACTCCCCACGCAGTATTTCGATCTAGTGTTTCTCGACGCCTTCTCCACCCAGCGCAACAGCGAACTTTGGACGGTCGATTTTTTCAAGAAACTCAAGGCCGTCATGAAACCCGACGCCGTGCTGCTAACCTATTGCGCCGCCATCCCCGTCCGCTCCGGCTTGATGGAGGCCGGGTTTTTCGTGGGCGAAACCGATCCGGTCGGGCGCCAGCGCGGTGGAACCCTCGCCGCCATGCGGGCGGAAGACATTGACCTCC from Pontiella desulfatans includes these protein-coding regions:
- a CDS encoding TIGR01212 family radical SAM protein (This family includes YhcC from E. coli K-12, an uncharacterized radical SAM protein.), which codes for MRHPFSMQPPYLQYKDYMKQRYGDALFRVPIDFNLGCPNRESDGSGGCTFCNVRGSAAVQTMGKDSVEEQMAEAIRFARDRYGAKKYMAYIQAFSATFGKQQQPMYLDLLDAFDFTAVSIGTRPDCLTPQAYDFLAELNKHIEVWVELGVQTVHDRTLERINRGHDWASSETAIQKLHELGINVAVHVILGLPGETAEDFRQTADTLAALPIDAVKIHNLHIEKGTTLALEHALAPLPVLMEHDFAEHLMDFIRRMPPGIPIMRLTTDTLDEELIAPKWHMAKGQFKDYVIQQMTCREWRQGDLFGRGKKEEPESGSGLKTVETDDGSVTFWNEDYKEHYHSPAGARLEAEEKYIVPGKLKERLEKGDLHLLDVCFGLGYNSLCALDATKQDASSTLSITALEMDRRVVGAAAKNIQTSDSDSFDWKQTLAELYKGQASSIPSQASISILWGDARHTITKLPTQYFDLVFLDAFSTQRNSELWTVDFFKKLKAVMKPDAVLLTYCAAIPVRSGLMEAGFFVGETDPVGRQRGGTLAAMRAEDIDLPLPDHELRMIRETTRGLPYRDPYGVRTNKEILRDRQERIIECKQEDSSNR
- a CDS encoding TetR/AcrR family transcriptional regulator, whose amino-acid sequence is MNIIDAAGTLAAAEGFASVSTRKVAEASGENIGSIHYHFGGKDGLFAAVVREAMSWCLHRAYYDAIDAIDENSTREELAKVVRIIVSSEINDLFRSDRPAWHSQVIYQLLQRDDELYELFRAEVLEPSTAALERFLKAVDPTMDETEVFQRTITMKMPIFAHANYMKVFLKALGVEGYSEDYLSRLEDLLVRQAQLSLGLPVD